Proteins from a single region of Chitinophagales bacterium:
- a CDS encoding glycoside hydrolase family 3 N-terminal domain-containing protein — MIKKYCLFILLFLQASQGFAQDKFFITSEGLDPVYEQLKKHWTDSVFNNMSMDERLGQLFMVAAYSNKDEAHLKNLEMLVEEEHIGGLIFFQGGPIRQAKMTNILQSKAKVPLWIAMDAEWGLGMRLDSTISFPRQLTLGAIRQNNKIYRMGREIARQCRRLGVHINFAPVVDINNNPKNPVINNRSFGEGKSNVAFKGLAYTEGLQDGNVMACAKHFPGHGDTDSDSHLTLPVIKQSRERLEELELHPFRILINNGVQSIMAAHIHVPALDSTFNLATSLSPKVLKQLLREEMEFDGLVFSDALNMKGVSKFYEPGEVDLKAFLAGNDVLLFAEDVPKAKAMFKAALDNGKLDPESLKESVMKILEAKFDLGLTRKQEVELEGLHKDLNNPRANYILQELYESSLVLAANDKSLLPVSGKDSFNIASLSIGVNQQNAFQDQLSMFAPVQHFQSSKSPSIQLINKLSEYETVIVGLFDMSKYSSRNYGITTETLDFLEKLSARTNVIVSVFGSPYSLKFFENTETLLLAHEEQEAAQKAAAQAVFGAIPVDGKMPLAASGKYPIEHSIEQNKTIRLHYSAPEAIGLSAASFQIIDSIVLQGMADEAMPGCQILIAKDGHIIWDKAYGQHQYNKEIPVKKTDLYDLASLTKVAATTLALMKLYEERKFQINRRMGDYLPIPDTLKVHNLIVKDVMTHSSGLQSWIPFYLKTIKDTLYDHIYSSAKDSVYEIQVADQLYMRKNYADSIYNWIYHAKVADNPEYRYSDLGFYLFKEIVERLTTKPFDEYMMHTFYKKLGLQNTCFNPLECFPKERIIPTEDDQLFRKQLVHAYVHDPGAAMLGGISGHAGLFSNARDMAVLLQMLLNLGEYGGQRFLEPKTIQYFTRKQEKDSRRGLGFDKPEPDIFEPGPTAMSASPRSFGHSGFTGTCFWADPDQNLIYVFLSNRVYPDASNKKLIQNNIRTNIHQAVYDILQKSVAEVEN, encoded by the coding sequence ATGATCAAAAAGTATTGCCTTTTTATACTACTGTTTTTACAGGCTTCTCAAGGATTTGCGCAGGATAAATTTTTTATCACCTCTGAGGGTTTGGATCCTGTATATGAGCAATTGAAAAAACACTGGACAGATTCGGTTTTCAACAATATGAGCATGGACGAACGGCTTGGGCAGTTGTTTATGGTGGCAGCCTATTCCAATAAAGATGAAGCGCATCTCAAAAATCTGGAAATGCTTGTGGAAGAAGAGCATATCGGTGGGTTGATTTTTTTTCAAGGCGGCCCCATTCGGCAGGCTAAAATGACCAATATTTTGCAAAGCAAAGCCAAAGTACCCCTGTGGATTGCTATGGATGCAGAATGGGGGCTGGGCATGCGACTCGACAGCACCATCAGTTTTCCGCGACAGTTGACCCTGGGGGCGATTAGGCAAAATAATAAAATTTACAGAATGGGTAGGGAAATTGCCCGGCAATGCCGCAGACTGGGCGTGCACATCAATTTTGCCCCGGTAGTGGATATCAATAACAACCCGAAAAATCCTGTGATCAACAACCGTTCCTTTGGAGAAGGAAAAAGCAATGTAGCATTCAAAGGGCTGGCCTATACTGAAGGTTTGCAGGATGGCAATGTGATGGCCTGTGCAAAACATTTTCCCGGACATGGCGACACCGATTCCGATTCGCATCTCACCCTACCGGTGATCAAACAGAGCCGTGAAAGGCTGGAAGAACTAGAACTGCATCCTTTTCGCATATTGATCAACAACGGGGTGCAAAGCATTATGGCTGCACATATTCATGTGCCTGCACTGGACAGTACTTTTAATTTGGCCACTTCTCTTTCACCAAAAGTACTAAAGCAACTGTTGCGGGAAGAAATGGAATTTGATGGGCTTGTATTTTCCGATGCACTGAATATGAAAGGCGTGAGCAAGTTTTATGAACCTGGTGAAGTGGACTTAAAAGCTTTTCTTGCAGGCAATGATGTGTTGCTTTTTGCAGAAGATGTCCCCAAAGCCAAAGCTATGTTTAAAGCAGCATTGGACAATGGAAAGCTTGACCCGGAAAGCCTAAAGGAAAGCGTGATGAAAATTCTGGAGGCGAAATTCGATCTGGGATTGACCAGAAAGCAGGAAGTGGAATTGGAAGGCTTGCATAAAGATTTAAACAACCCGCGCGCAAATTATATTTTGCAGGAACTCTATGAAAGCAGCCTGGTACTTGCAGCCAATGATAAGTCCCTGCTACCGGTTTCGGGAAAAGACAGTTTTAATATAGCTTCTCTGTCTATTGGGGTGAACCAGCAAAATGCTTTTCAGGATCAATTGTCAATGTTTGCGCCTGTTCAACATTTTCAAAGCAGCAAAAGTCCATCGATTCAGCTAATCAATAAATTAAGCGAGTATGAAACGGTAATTGTGGGGCTTTTCGATATGAGTAAATACAGTTCGCGCAATTATGGAATTACAACTGAAACCCTTGATTTTCTTGAAAAACTTAGTGCCAGAACCAATGTAATTGTAAGTGTTTTTGGCAGCCCCTACAGCTTGAAATTTTTTGAAAACACGGAAACCCTTTTGCTTGCCCACGAAGAACAGGAAGCAGCACAAAAAGCTGCTGCACAGGCTGTGTTTGGTGCTATACCTGTTGACGGAAAAATGCCACTTGCAGCATCTGGCAAATACCCAATTGAACACAGTATAGAACAAAACAAAACTATAAGACTGCATTATTCTGCACCCGAAGCCATAGGCTTGTCTGCTGCCTCATTTCAAATAATTGACAGTATTGTATTGCAGGGAATGGCAGATGAAGCCATGCCAGGTTGCCAGATTCTGATCGCCAAAGACGGACATATTATTTGGGACAAAGCTTATGGTCAACACCAATACAACAAGGAGATTCCAGTAAAAAAAACGGACTTATACGATTTGGCTTCGCTAACAAAAGTGGCGGCTACTACTTTGGCACTGATGAAACTCTATGAAGAACGGAAATTTCAGATCAATAGGCGAATGGGGGATTATTTGCCCATTCCGGACACACTCAAAGTACACAATCTGATTGTGAAAGATGTAATGACCCACAGTTCGGGGCTACAAAGCTGGATTCCTTTTTACCTAAAAACCATTAAAGACACGCTTTATGATCATATCTACAGCAGTGCCAAAGATTCTGTTTATGAAATACAAGTAGCCGATCAATTGTACATGCGGAAAAATTATGCGGACAGTATTTACAATTGGATTTATCATGCGAAAGTAGCAGATAATCCGGAATACAGGTACAGCGATCTTGGATTTTACCTTTTTAAAGAAATAGTAGAACGACTCACTACCAAACCTTTTGATGAATACATGATGCATACTTTTTACAAAAAACTCGGTTTGCAAAACACCTGTTTTAACCCCCTGGAATGCTTCCCAAAAGAGCGTATTATTCCAACTGAGGACGACCAATTGTTTCGCAAACAATTGGTACATGCCTATGTGCACGATCCGGGGGCAGCTATGTTGGGCGGAATAAGCGGACATGCCGGTTTGTTTTCCAATGCACGGGATATGGCAGTACTCTTACAAATGCTTCTGAATCTGGGAGAATACGGAGGGCAGCGATTCCTGGAGCCCAAAACCATTCAATATTTCACCAGGAAACAAGAAAAAGACAGTAGGCGCGGACTTGGCTTTGACAAACCTGAGCCAGATATTTTTGAACCGGGTCCTACGGCAATGTCGGCTTCTCCACGCAGCTTTGGCCACTCAGGTTTTACAGGCACCTGCTTTTGGGCAGATCCCGATCAGAATCTTATTTATGTATTTTTGTCAAATAGGGTTTATCCAGATGCTTCCAACAAAAAACTGATCCAAAACAATATCAGAACCAATATCCATCAGGCAGTATATGATATTTTGCAAAAGTCAGTAGCAGAAGTTGAGAACTAA
- the bshA gene encoding N-acetyl-alpha-D-glucosaminyl L-malate synthase BshA — MKIGIVCYPTYGGSGVVATELGKALADKGHQVHFISYKQPARIDHFASNLFYHEVNIVNNYPLFEHPPYETVLTSRMVDVIQYEKLDLLHVHYAIPHASAAYMAKQILREKGIYIPVVTTLHGTDITLVGKDALYEPVVTFSINNSDGITAVSENLKEETYRHFDIKKDIRVIPNFVDFSRFSKVNKDHFKKAIAPNGEKVLVHVSNFRKVKRVSDVVLAFKEIVKEVPAQLLLIGDGPDRSKVEALCRELGICKDIRFLGKQDAIEELLAVSDLFMMPSGSESFGLAALEAMACQVPVISSNTGGVPEINIDGKTGFLSDVGDYKKMASDALKLLKDENLLETFRKNAYEQAKRFDIHNILPIYENYYREVLEKMKESALK, encoded by the coding sequence ATGAAAATAGGCATTGTATGTTATCCGACCTATGGAGGTAGTGGCGTGGTAGCTACCGAACTTGGAAAAGCTCTTGCAGACAAAGGGCATCAAGTGCATTTTATAAGCTATAAGCAACCCGCCAGAATAGATCATTTTGCCTCTAATCTTTTTTATCACGAGGTGAATATTGTCAACAATTATCCGCTTTTTGAGCATCCCCCTTATGAAACGGTATTGACCAGCAGAATGGTAGACGTAATACAATATGAAAAATTGGATTTGCTGCATGTGCATTATGCCATCCCCCATGCTTCGGCAGCTTATATGGCCAAGCAGATTTTGAGGGAAAAAGGCATTTATATACCCGTGGTAACGACACTGCACGGAACAGATATTACCCTGGTAGGTAAAGATGCACTCTATGAGCCTGTAGTTACTTTTTCCATTAATAATTCCGATGGAATAACAGCTGTATCAGAAAATCTAAAAGAAGAAACCTACCGCCATTTTGATATCAAAAAAGACATCCGGGTGATTCCGAATTTTGTCGATTTTTCGCGTTTTAGCAAAGTCAACAAAGATCATTTTAAGAAAGCCATTGCACCCAATGGAGAAAAAGTATTGGTGCATGTATCAAATTTTAGAAAGGTAAAAAGAGTGAGCGATGTGGTGCTGGCATTTAAGGAAATTGTTAAGGAAGTGCCAGCTCAACTATTGCTTATTGGTGATGGTCCCGACCGCTCTAAAGTGGAAGCACTTTGCCGTGAACTGGGCATTTGTAAAGACATCCGTTTTTTGGGAAAACAGGATGCCATTGAGGAATTGCTGGCCGTTTCCGATCTGTTTATGATGCCTTCGGGCAGTGAGAGTTTTGGGCTGGCAGCACTGGAAGCGATGGCCTGTCAGGTGCCTGTTATTTCTTCGAACACAGGGGGTGTGCCGGAAATCAATATTGACGGCAAAACCGGTTTTTTGAGTGATGTTGGCGATTATAAGAAAATGGCATCAGATGCATTGAAGTTGCTCAAGGATGAAAACTTGTTGGAGACTTTTAGAAAGAATGCCTATGAACAAGCCAAGCGATTCGATATCCATAATATACTACCCATTTATGAAAACTACTACAGGGAAGTGCTTGAAAAGATGAAAGAATCAGCATTGAAATAA
- a CDS encoding MarC family NAAT transporter encodes MFVLYFTLLASLFSVVNPIGAMPIFLSMTAQDSAEERNRIARNASVYLCIILIVSFIIGTYILTFFGISIDALRIAGGIIIMLSGFDLLRGNHARGRNIDKKVKTEAVKKDDISLTPLAIPLLAGPGSISLLIGMFKDFLDFEHYIIVHLVIITTGILTFIILRFSTKLVSKLGEAGMSSLSRIIGFIVMTVGVQFIINGVSSIVRGF; translated from the coding sequence ATGTTTGTATTGTATTTCACACTTCTGGCCTCTCTGTTTTCTGTGGTCAATCCTATAGGGGCAATGCCTATATTTTTGTCAATGACCGCTCAGGACTCAGCAGAAGAGCGCAATAGAATTGCGCGCAATGCAAGCGTCTATCTCTGTATTATTCTGATTGTTTCATTTATTATCGGCACTTATATCCTTACTTTTTTCGGAATCAGTATCGATGCGCTGCGCATTGCAGGAGGGATCATAATTATGCTTTCTGGATTTGATCTTTTAAGGGGCAACCACGCAAGAGGGAGAAATATTGATAAAAAAGTAAAAACGGAGGCTGTCAAAAAAGACGATATTTCACTTACACCATTGGCCATTCCCTTACTTGCCGGCCCCGGCTCTATCTCTTTGCTCATTGGAATGTTTAAAGATTTTCTAGATTTTGAACATTATATTATTGTGCACCTGGTCATCATTACAACAGGAATTTTGACTTTTATCATTCTCCGTTTTTCTACAAAACTGGTAAGCAAACTCGGTGAGGCCGGGATGAGTTCGCTTTCCCGCATCATTGGTTTTATTGTAATGACAGTAGGCGTTCAGTTTATTATCAATGGCGTGAGTTCTATTGTGAGAGGGTTCTGA
- a CDS encoding T9SS type A sorting domain-containing protein, whose amino-acid sequence MYTRQTLSLFLILFFHLGFAASGDITTVVSHDSTELTWYGSYSETTSFPNQSKEYQQILMDFTLGCSSGGCSHWDYTVQIQIGQPTGRFDSTIAQLDTISQNPLQIDTVWNAPFEIIEWFELGRMITPYGNYMDYAWGGNSHGFDETWKKTWTYDVTMMEPLLHGDKPVRVFFSGWPQQGRGFSAKVDFRFIEGVPAKRVRNIQKAYSGGAYNNSAQFESDVVPPKNLDIEAPFADLRMIVTGHKQDGEFTPIKYQVNANSTFLREELLWRDDCSENPLSPQGGTWIYNRANWCPGDAVEEHWFDLSDYVQNGSLALDVDFDAYTPPNGEASYTISGYVFEYQKIQRLYDVVLDRIVTPSIDSELKTISSTNSTFNFDRYAATICKNPMVRIKNMGNKTLNYCQIEYGVIGGFSFYYEWQGSLEFGESEEVELPIMDWSGLDTNNPVFFAEVSFPNQLVDQFQHNNRKESSFELPQVFADGDLTLRLRTNNQPQENSYTLIDDEGNVILDEQNFSGSSNNDKTVTLQNGCYKLEVLDTDNFFFGGGDIGGDGLSYWVNTQNNLETAGFFEIRQTGGGRLLYFDPDFGHKITYEFMVGEALHQQSNPPLPGSEPEHADVEEVTINGVNYYHMPDSGLYFTEVGVGSTPEEALNIAPDAEIDPVQISVFPNPNNGQMQIQIQHDKAQTAQVYVRNVVGKLILTERIPVNNTYTLNLNGKASGIYFLQFEVAGEVITRKVSVAH is encoded by the coding sequence ATGTACACCAGACAAACCCTTTCACTGTTCTTGATTTTATTTTTCCACTTGGGATTTGCCGCTTCCGGTGATATCACCACTGTAGTTTCCCATGATTCAACAGAGCTGACCTGGTATGGTAGCTATTCTGAAACTACATCCTTTCCGAATCAATCAAAGGAATACCAGCAAATTTTGATGGATTTTACACTGGGCTGTTCTTCAGGTGGTTGCAGCCATTGGGATTATACCGTGCAAATACAAATAGGCCAACCCACAGGCCGTTTTGATTCTACCATCGCACAACTCGATACCATTTCCCAGAATCCACTACAGATTGATACCGTTTGGAATGCTCCATTTGAAATTATCGAGTGGTTTGAACTCGGCAGGATGATCACGCCTTATGGCAATTATATGGATTATGCCTGGGGAGGAAACAGTCATGGTTTTGATGAAACCTGGAAAAAAACATGGACCTACGATGTGACCATGATGGAGCCTTTGCTGCATGGGGACAAACCCGTTCGTGTATTTTTTAGCGGATGGCCTCAGCAGGGAAGGGGATTTTCTGCCAAGGTAGATTTTAGATTTATTGAAGGCGTACCCGCTAAAAGAGTTCGTAACATCCAAAAAGCTTACAGCGGAGGTGCTTACAACAATTCCGCCCAATTTGAATCTGATGTTGTGCCTCCTAAAAATTTAGACATTGAAGCTCCATTTGCCGACCTGCGGATGATTGTTACCGGACACAAGCAAGACGGGGAGTTTACACCCATCAAATACCAGGTTAATGCCAACAGCACATTTCTTAGGGAAGAACTATTGTGGCGGGACGATTGCAGTGAAAATCCTTTGTCGCCACAGGGTGGCACCTGGATTTATAACCGCGCCAACTGGTGCCCGGGTGATGCAGTGGAAGAACATTGGTTTGATTTAAGTGATTATGTGCAAAACGGCTCTTTAGCGCTCGATGTGGACTTTGACGCATACACACCACCCAATGGTGAAGCTTCCTACACCATTTCGGGCTATGTTTTTGAATACCAGAAAATACAAAGATTGTATGATGTTGTTTTAGACAGAATTGTGACTCCATCTATTGACAGTGAATTGAAAACCATCTCATCTACAAACTCTACTTTTAATTTTGACCGTTATGCAGCTACAATATGTAAAAACCCGATGGTGAGGATAAAAAACATGGGGAACAAAACGCTGAATTATTGCCAAATCGAATACGGTGTAATCGGAGGTTTTTCTTTTTATTATGAATGGCAGGGCAGCCTGGAGTTTGGAGAAAGTGAAGAAGTGGAACTGCCCATTATGGACTGGAGTGGGTTGGACACAAACAATCCTGTATTTTTTGCAGAAGTGAGTTTTCCCAACCAACTGGTAGATCAGTTTCAGCACAACAACAGAAAAGAAAGCAGTTTTGAACTGCCGCAGGTTTTTGCCGATGGGGATTTGACCCTTAGGCTCAGGACAAACAACCAACCGCAGGAAAATAGCTACACACTTATTGATGATGAAGGCAATGTTATTCTTGACGAGCAGAATTTCAGCGGCAGCAGCAACAATGACAAAACAGTTACTTTGCAAAACGGCTGCTATAAGCTGGAAGTCCTGGATACAGATAATTTCTTTTTTGGGGGCGGTGATATTGGTGGCGATGGTTTGAGCTATTGGGTAAATACCCAGAACAACCTGGAAACCGCTGGCTTTTTTGAGATCAGACAGACTGGTGGTGGACGGCTGCTGTATTTCGATCCCGATTTTGGACACAAGATCACTTATGAATTTATGGTGGGCGAGGCATTGCACCAACAAAGCAATCCTCCTTTGCCGGGCAGTGAACCTGAACATGCTGATGTTGAAGAAGTGACAATCAATGGGGTAAACTATTACCACATGCCCGATTCAGGATTGTATTTCACTGAAGTAGGAGTAGGCTCCACTCCGGAAGAAGCTTTGAATATAGCACCCGATGCAGAAATTGATCCTGTTCAGATCAGCGTATTTCCCAACCCCAACAATGGACAAATGCAAATTCAAATACAGCACGACAAAGCACAAACAGCACAAGTGTATGTGCGCAATGTAGTGGGAAAATTGATCCTGACCGAACGCATTCCGGTAAACAATACTTACACGCTAAACTTAAACGGCAAAGCCAGCGGCATTTACTTTTTGCAGTTTGAAGTTGCTGGGGAAGTGATTACTAGAAAGGTTTCAGTTGCGCATTAG
- a CDS encoding fibrobacter succinogenes major paralogous domain-containing protein, translating to MKNINHNSILLFAVLSFCSCFNSYDEVEIGDQIWMSKNLNVDKFRNGDPIPHAKNIEEWLEYGENKGPAWCYFNNDKSNSSIHGKLYNYYAVVDPRGLAPEGWRIPSYYDWSGLAHYYGGWDKAKHRITGENSKFKAYYSGRRVNVLGTEGFLEKGGAPSAAYWWVSPPTPDSRAAHVLLSNSFFRYDADRSVKAYYGNSVRCIR from the coding sequence ATGAAAAATATAAATCATAACTCAATATTATTATTCGCAGTTTTAAGTTTTTGCTCTTGCTTTAATAGTTATGATGAAGTTGAAATTGGTGATCAAATTTGGATGTCAAAAAACTTAAATGTTGATAAATTTCGAAATGGAGATCCAATTCCTCATGCAAAAAATATTGAGGAATGGTTGGAATATGGCGAGAATAAAGGACCTGCATGGTGTTATTTTAATAATGATAAAAGCAACAGTTCTATACATGGTAAATTATATAATTATTACGCTGTAGTTGACCCAAGAGGTTTAGCCCCTGAAGGTTGGCGAATCCCTTCTTATTATGATTGGTCTGGTTTAGCTCATTATTATGGTGGTTGGGATAAAGCTAAGCATAGAATTACAGGTGAAAACAGTAAGTTTAAAGCATATTATTCAGGAAGAAGGGTTAATGTTTTAGGAACTGAAGGGTTTCTAGAGAAGGGAGGGGCTCCCTCAGCTGCATATTGGTGGGTATCTCCTCCAACACCAGATTCAAGAGCAGCACATGTATTGCTTTCCAATAGTTTTTTTAGATATGATGCAGACAGGTCAGTTAAAGCGTATTATGGAAATTCTGTAAGATGTATTCGTTAA
- a CDS encoding fibrobacter succinogenes major paralogous domain-containing protein, translating to MFLLIEMVVYCELNYNYLKNKIMMNFKILLSSLIISTLIFSGCSKDEDTGQDNNSTDKNYTCESGNCVEDENGNFSSKSDCENSCGGNNNNNTCESTFTDPRDGKTYSVVKIGSQCWFAENLNYETGNSWCYDNDPANCNTYGRLYDWNTARDVCPEGWHLPRVEEWTELTDYLGGESVAGEKMKSTSGWDIANGDNSSGFSALPGGERTVSESFISIGGSAYWWTFGSDGRYRAWLVRTVSSSDVEITLGYKAGGCSCRCIKD from the coding sequence TTGTTTTTGTTGATTGAAATGGTGGTATATTGCGAATTGAATTACAATTATTTAAAAAACAAAATCATGATGAATTTTAAAATTTTGCTCAGTAGTTTAATTATTTCAACTCTAATCTTTTCAGGTTGTAGTAAAGATGAAGATACCGGACAAGATAATAATTCAACCGATAAAAACTACACCTGTGAAAGTGGTAATTGTGTAGAAGATGAAAATGGAAACTTTTCTTCAAAATCTGATTGTGAAAATTCATGTGGTGGGAATAATAATAATAATACCTGTGAATCAACATTTACAGATCCAAGAGATGGTAAAACTTATTCAGTTGTTAAAATTGGAAGTCAGTGTTGGTTTGCGGAAAACTTAAATTACGAAACAGGTAATAGCTGGTGTTATGATAATGACCCTGCAAATTGCAATACATATGGTCGTTTGTACGATTGGAATACGGCTCGGGATGTTTGTCCGGAGGGATGGCACTTACCAAGAGTTGAAGAGTGGACAGAATTGACTGATTATTTAGGAGGTGAAAGTGTAGCCGGAGAAAAAATGAAAAGCACAAGTGGTTGGGATATTGCAAATGGAGACAATAGTAGCGGTTTTTCAGCTCTTCCTGGTGGTGAGCGTACTGTCAGTGAAAGTTTCATTAGTATTGGCGGCAGTGCTTACTGGTGGACTTTTGGGAGTGATGGTAGATACCGTGCTTGGCTTGTAAGAACAGTTAGCTCTAGTGATGTAGAGATTACACTTGGTTATAAGGCTGGAGGATGTTCATGCCGATGCATCAAGGACTAG
- a CDS encoding helix-turn-helix transcriptional regulator — translation MEKQLGKKVRQIRELKGYSQEYMASKLGISQRAYSKLERDEIKLNWDKITEISQIFEIDPLDLVSFDDNLIFHNCTNAGKFKKFTNYNQIPEKLIEQYEKRISSLEEEVVFLRKLVGEKA, via the coding sequence ATGGAAAAACAACTGGGCAAAAAAGTACGGCAAATCCGTGAGCTAAAAGGCTATTCACAGGAATATATGGCTTCAAAACTGGGCATTTCCCAAAGAGCTTACAGCAAGCTGGAAAGAGATGAAATCAAGCTTAACTGGGACAAGATCACTGAGATTAGCCAGATTTTCGAAATCGATCCACTCGATCTGGTATCCTTTGATGACAACCTTATTTTTCATAATTGCACCAATGCAGGAAAATTCAAAAAATTTACCAATTACAACCAAATCCCCGAAAAGCTTATAGAACAATACGAAAAACGCATCAGCTCATTGGAAGAGGAAGTGGTTTTTTTAAGGAAGCTGGTGGGAGAGAAAGCCTAA
- a CDS encoding acyl-CoA desaturase: MSIQQPNIRFSRKLDADFNKTLRQRVNAYFADEKLGKKGNYKMYLKTAIMLSLYLVPFALMLTGVITNKWIMLGMAPLMGIGVAGIGLSVMHDANHGAYSNKNWVNRIIGYTLNLLGGNAFNWKMQHNTLHHTYTNIDGMDEDLETIPLLRFSPHAKRINLHRFQYIYAWFFYGLMTLSWALFKDFRQIYTYHKKGLFKLYNTSLKKELPFLIASKVFYYGFILALPMIFMEITFLQWLTGFLVMHFVAGIILAMIFQPAHIVADNIFPKPDETGNMEDNFLAHQMKTTINFGNNNKLLNWYAGGLNFQIEHHLFPNVCHIHYKQLAPIVKETAREFNLPYHEIPTFRGAIAAHSNMLKKLGNEIA; encoded by the coding sequence ATGTCAATTCAACAGCCTAATATAAGATTCAGCCGTAAGTTAGATGCAGATTTCAACAAAACCTTAAGGCAAAGAGTCAATGCGTATTTTGCCGATGAAAAGCTCGGCAAAAAAGGCAATTACAAAATGTACCTGAAAACTGCAATAATGCTCAGTTTGTATTTGGTTCCTTTTGCTTTAATGCTTACCGGTGTAATTACAAATAAATGGATTATGCTCGGCATGGCACCTTTGATGGGTATAGGTGTAGCGGGTATAGGCCTTTCAGTAATGCACGATGCCAACCACGGAGCTTATTCCAATAAAAATTGGGTAAATAGGATTATAGGCTATACGTTGAATCTACTCGGGGGAAATGCTTTCAACTGGAAAATGCAGCACAATACCCTGCACCATACTTATACCAATATTGATGGTATGGACGAGGATTTGGAAACCATTCCGCTGTTGCGTTTTTCACCTCATGCCAAAAGAATTAACCTGCATCGTTTCCAGTATATTTATGCCTGGTTTTTCTATGGGTTGATGACTTTGTCCTGGGCATTGTTCAAGGATTTCCGTCAAATATATACCTATCACAAAAAAGGCCTTTTCAAGCTGTACAATACCAGCCTGAAAAAAGAATTGCCTTTCTTGATTGCTTCAAAAGTATTTTACTACGGTTTTATCCTAGCTCTGCCAATGATTTTTATGGAAATCACTTTTCTGCAATGGTTAACAGGCTTTCTGGTGATGCATTTTGTTGCAGGTATCATCCTTGCCATGATTTTTCAACCCGCACATATTGTTGCGGATAATATCTTTCCCAAACCTGATGAAACTGGAAACATGGAGGATAATTTCCTGGCGCATCAAATGAAAACCACCATTAACTTTGGCAACAATAACAAACTGCTCAACTGGTATGCCGGTGGGCTGAATTTCCAAATTGAGCATCATTTGTTTCCCAATGTTTGCCATATTCACTACAAGCAATTGGCGCCTATTGTAAAGGAAACAGCTCGAGAGTTTAACTTACCTTATCATGAAATCCCTACTTTTAGAGGAGCAATAGCTGCTCACAGCAACATGCTGAAGAAACTGGGGAATGAAATAGCCTGA